Proteins found in one Sorghum bicolor cultivar BTx623 chromosome 1, Sorghum_bicolor_NCBIv3, whole genome shotgun sequence genomic segment:
- the LOC8063215 gene encoding transcription initiation factor TFIID subunit 4b isoform X1, with protein MDPIMKLLEDDEDESLHSGADVEAFTAALNREVEASASASASTSTSTSVPAGSSCSSSQHTDHGSGLLPQEHKSLLNHGHGQWQDPVKNEIVNQESQQQEQTHALRNDQPSRPEMVSQGSNNNPLTTNTPKECDLLKAKQEPGTTSQQGTVAQQQPMQQMKSEQTPIITQQQSMQQMKSQQTPGTNQTNSATTTAKAPVVTFHMLIPILRRYLDKDRDMQVQSIFAKLRKNEVSKEHFLKVVRNIVGDKLLKQAASQYQMQHTAQAQRSAQTNPSNYSLSGQVSGQQTVPSGSMTGDEQKGYPGAHTTPMKQAIDSTRPPQFRPSSSGQMQSNTGYPPSQTNLHKPNEMGNMSDGKGVHMLQSRPPNNSIPVQTMQHHVQRPQTSSPVFGANSIHARPFPRPVGGPAAPFRPQMADSNPRAQLVQGAVATVAGSVPTRSIVSGNVPSNQSTRQQSANKEQKTNSFAPSVHMNKETVSQNSESSQNSFAAMHAKQVNQALGSSKVGAGTESQSPQLSAPKPLTTTSLSQTQSHGIQEEAKIQIQSSVQAPPAAASKTPQRKATSGQKKPLEALGSSPPPSSKKQKVSGGFHEQSIDQLNDVTAVSGVNLREEEEQLFSGPKEESRVSEAARKVVQLEEEKLILRKGPLTQKLAVIMSKCNLKVIGTDVERCLSMCVEERLRGFISSIIRFSKQRVDVEKSRHRFYPLSSDVRSHIMRVNREAREQWEKKQAEDAERIRKQNDGDGNANVDLEKDKNETRGLSKHAKTYKEDDDKMRTTAANVAARVAAGGDDMLSKWQLLAERNKQRSEGGDGSSGSIPGNMLQHRPSLKSGKDSREEQEVEKRGYSTMLGSGGVRRSSLTKVVRSVSIKDVVAALEREPQMSKSSLLFRLYGRPLTEPSAK; from the exons ATGGATCCCATCATGAAGCTACTCGAGGACGACGAG GATGAGAGTCTGCACTCGGGTGCCGACGTCGAGGCCTTCACGGCGGCGCTGAACCGCGAGGTGGAGGCCagcgccagcgccagcgccagcaccagcaccagcaccagcgtCCCCGCcggctcctcctgctcctcgtccCAGCACACGGATCACGGTTCCG GACTTTTACCTCAGGAACACAAGTCACTATTAAACCATGGTCATGGTCAGTGGCAAGATCCAGTAAAGAATGAAATTGTAAACCAGGAGAGCCAGCAACAGGAACAGACACATGCACTTAGAAATGATCAGCCGTCAAGACCTGAAATGGTTTCTCAAGGTTCTAATAACAACCCCCTTACCACTAATACACCAAAAGAATGTGATTTACTGAAGGCAAAGCAAGAGCCTGGGACCACATCTCAACAAGGTACTGTTGCTCAGCAGCAGCCTATGCAGCAAATGAAGAGTGAACAAACACCAATTATCACTCAGCAGCAATCTATGCAGCAAATGAAGAGTCAACAAACACCAGGCACGAACCAAACAAATAGTGCAACTACAACCGCAAAAGCCCCAGTCGTTACATTTCACATGTTAATTCCAATTTTGAGACGTTACCTTGACAAAGACAGGGATATGCAAGTGCAGTCCATTTTCGCCAAGTTGCGG AAAAATGAAGTCAGCAAGGAACACTTCTTAAAAGTTGTAAGGAATATTGTTGGTGATAAATTGCTTAAGCAAGCTGCTTCACAATATCAAATGCAG CACACTGCTCAGGCACAGCGAAGCGCTCAGACAAATCCAAGCAACTATTCTTTATCAGGTCAAGTTTCTGGTCAGCAGACTGTTCCCAGTGGTTCTATGACAGGGGATGAACAGAAGGGATATCCAGGGGCTCACACCACCCCTATGAAACAAGCTATTGACAGCACTCGACCACCTCAATTTCGGCCGTCCTCGTCTGGCCAAATGCAGAGTAATACGGGTTATCCACCTTCACAAACCAATTTGCATAAGCCTAATGAAATGGGAAACATGTCGGATGGGAAAGGGGTGCATATGCTACAAAGTCGTCCACCCAATAACTCCATACCAGTACAAACAATGCAGCATCATGTGCAGCGTCCACAGACATCCTCACCAGTGTTTGGAGCAAATAGTATTCATGCACGTCCATTTCCGCGGCCAGTTGGAGGTCCAGCTGCACCATTTAGACCACAAATGGCAGATTCCAATCCAAGAGCACAATTGGTCCAGGGAGCTGTGGCCACAGTAGCTGGGAGTGTGCCAACGCGATCCATAGTGTCTGGAAATGTGCCAAGTAATCAATCTACTAGGCAACAATCAGCAAACAAGGAGCAAAAAACTAATTCTTTTGCTCCATCAGTACATATGAATAAGGAAACTGTTAGCCAAAACTCTGAATCTTCACAGAATTCTTTTGCTGCAATGCATGCAAAACAAGTCAATCAAGCCCTGGGATCTTCAAAAGTCGGTGCTGGCACGGAAAGCCAGTCACCACAATTGAGTGCGCCTAAGCCTTTAACCACAACAAGCTTAAGTCAGACTCAATCTCATGGCATTCAAGAAGAGGCTAAAATTCAG ATCCAATCTTCTGTGCAAGCACCTCCTGCAGCAGCTTCTAAAACACCCCAGAGGAAGGCAACttctggacagaagaagccttTGGAAGCATTAGGCTCATCCCCTCCACCATCTAG CAAAAAGCAGAAGGTATCTGGAGGTTTCCATGAACAAAGCATTGACCAGCTTAATGATGTCACTGCAGTTAGTGGTGTTAATCTGAGG GAAGAAGAGGAACAACTTTTCTCTGGTCCAAAGGAAGAGAGTCGAGTTTCAGAAGCTGCTcggaaagttgttcaactagaAGAAGAAAAGCTCATTCTACGGAAGGGACCCCTGACCCAAAAATTAGCTGTAATCA TGAGTAAATGTAATTTGAAGGTCATTGGCACTGATGTGGAACGCTGTCTGTCCATG TGTGTGGAGGAGAGGTTACGGGGGTTTATAAGCAGTATAATAAGGTTCTCAAAACAG AGGGTTGATGTTGAAAAGTCAAGGCATCGTTTTTATCCGTTATCTTCAGATGTTCGCAGTCATATTATGAGGGTGAACCGAGAAGCAAGAGAACAGTGGGAGAAAAAGCAGGCTGAAGATGCTGAGAGAATTAGGAAGCAAAATGAT GGAGATGGCAATGCAAATGTTGATCTAGAAAAAGACAAAAACGAGACTCGTGGTTTATCAAAGCATGCAAAG ACTTACAAGGAGGACGATGATAAGATGCGAACTACAGCTGCAAATGTTGCTGCACGAGTTGCAGCTGGGGGAGATGACATGCTGTCAAAGTGGCAATTGCTAGCTGAACGAAATAAGCAGAGAAGTGAGGGAGGTGATGGTTCTTCTGGCTCTATACCAGGTAACATGTTGCAACACAGGCCATCACTGAAATCTGGGAAAGACTCGAGGGAAGAACAGGAAGTTGAAAAGAGAGGCTACTCCACAATGCTTGGATCTG GTGGTGTTAGAAGGTCATCGCTAACAAAAGTGGTGCGGAGTGTTTCCATAAAGGATGTGGTAGCAGCACTTGAACGAGAGCCTCAGATGTCAAAATCCTCGTTACTTTTCCGGCTGTACGGAAGGCCATTGACAGAACCATCTGCAAAGTAA
- the LOC8063215 gene encoding transcription initiation factor TFIID subunit 4b isoform X2: MDPIMKLLEDDEDESLHSGADVEAFTAALNREVEASASASASTSTSTSVPAGSSCSSSQHTDHGSGLLPQEHKSLLNHGHGQWQDPVKNEIVNQESQQQEQTHALRNDQPSRPEMVSQGSNNNPLTTNTPKECDLLKAKQEPGTTSQQGTVAQQQPMQQMKSEQTPIITQQQSMQQMKSQQTPGTNQTNSATTTAKAPVVTFHMLIPILRRYLDKDRDMQVQSIFAKLRKNEVSKEHFLKVVRNIVGDKLLKQAASQYQMQAQRSAQTNPSNYSLSGQVSGQQTVPSGSMTGDEQKGYPGAHTTPMKQAIDSTRPPQFRPSSSGQMQSNTGYPPSQTNLHKPNEMGNMSDGKGVHMLQSRPPNNSIPVQTMQHHVQRPQTSSPVFGANSIHARPFPRPVGGPAAPFRPQMADSNPRAQLVQGAVATVAGSVPTRSIVSGNVPSNQSTRQQSANKEQKTNSFAPSVHMNKETVSQNSESSQNSFAAMHAKQVNQALGSSKVGAGTESQSPQLSAPKPLTTTSLSQTQSHGIQEEAKIQIQSSVQAPPAAASKTPQRKATSGQKKPLEALGSSPPPSSKKQKVSGGFHEQSIDQLNDVTAVSGVNLREEEEQLFSGPKEESRVSEAARKVVQLEEEKLILRKGPLTQKLAVIMSKCNLKVIGTDVERCLSMCVEERLRGFISSIIRFSKQRVDVEKSRHRFYPLSSDVRSHIMRVNREAREQWEKKQAEDAERIRKQNDGDGNANVDLEKDKNETRGLSKHAKTYKEDDDKMRTTAANVAARVAAGGDDMLSKWQLLAERNKQRSEGGDGSSGSIPGNMLQHRPSLKSGKDSREEQEVEKRGYSTMLGSGGVRRSSLTKVVRSVSIKDVVAALEREPQMSKSSLLFRLYGRPLTEPSAK; this comes from the exons ATGGATCCCATCATGAAGCTACTCGAGGACGACGAG GATGAGAGTCTGCACTCGGGTGCCGACGTCGAGGCCTTCACGGCGGCGCTGAACCGCGAGGTGGAGGCCagcgccagcgccagcgccagcaccagcaccagcaccagcgtCCCCGCcggctcctcctgctcctcgtccCAGCACACGGATCACGGTTCCG GACTTTTACCTCAGGAACACAAGTCACTATTAAACCATGGTCATGGTCAGTGGCAAGATCCAGTAAAGAATGAAATTGTAAACCAGGAGAGCCAGCAACAGGAACAGACACATGCACTTAGAAATGATCAGCCGTCAAGACCTGAAATGGTTTCTCAAGGTTCTAATAACAACCCCCTTACCACTAATACACCAAAAGAATGTGATTTACTGAAGGCAAAGCAAGAGCCTGGGACCACATCTCAACAAGGTACTGTTGCTCAGCAGCAGCCTATGCAGCAAATGAAGAGTGAACAAACACCAATTATCACTCAGCAGCAATCTATGCAGCAAATGAAGAGTCAACAAACACCAGGCACGAACCAAACAAATAGTGCAACTACAACCGCAAAAGCCCCAGTCGTTACATTTCACATGTTAATTCCAATTTTGAGACGTTACCTTGACAAAGACAGGGATATGCAAGTGCAGTCCATTTTCGCCAAGTTGCGG AAAAATGAAGTCAGCAAGGAACACTTCTTAAAAGTTGTAAGGAATATTGTTGGTGATAAATTGCTTAAGCAAGCTGCTTCACAATATCAAATGCAG GCACAGCGAAGCGCTCAGACAAATCCAAGCAACTATTCTTTATCAGGTCAAGTTTCTGGTCAGCAGACTGTTCCCAGTGGTTCTATGACAGGGGATGAACAGAAGGGATATCCAGGGGCTCACACCACCCCTATGAAACAAGCTATTGACAGCACTCGACCACCTCAATTTCGGCCGTCCTCGTCTGGCCAAATGCAGAGTAATACGGGTTATCCACCTTCACAAACCAATTTGCATAAGCCTAATGAAATGGGAAACATGTCGGATGGGAAAGGGGTGCATATGCTACAAAGTCGTCCACCCAATAACTCCATACCAGTACAAACAATGCAGCATCATGTGCAGCGTCCACAGACATCCTCACCAGTGTTTGGAGCAAATAGTATTCATGCACGTCCATTTCCGCGGCCAGTTGGAGGTCCAGCTGCACCATTTAGACCACAAATGGCAGATTCCAATCCAAGAGCACAATTGGTCCAGGGAGCTGTGGCCACAGTAGCTGGGAGTGTGCCAACGCGATCCATAGTGTCTGGAAATGTGCCAAGTAATCAATCTACTAGGCAACAATCAGCAAACAAGGAGCAAAAAACTAATTCTTTTGCTCCATCAGTACATATGAATAAGGAAACTGTTAGCCAAAACTCTGAATCTTCACAGAATTCTTTTGCTGCAATGCATGCAAAACAAGTCAATCAAGCCCTGGGATCTTCAAAAGTCGGTGCTGGCACGGAAAGCCAGTCACCACAATTGAGTGCGCCTAAGCCTTTAACCACAACAAGCTTAAGTCAGACTCAATCTCATGGCATTCAAGAAGAGGCTAAAATTCAG ATCCAATCTTCTGTGCAAGCACCTCCTGCAGCAGCTTCTAAAACACCCCAGAGGAAGGCAACttctggacagaagaagccttTGGAAGCATTAGGCTCATCCCCTCCACCATCTAG CAAAAAGCAGAAGGTATCTGGAGGTTTCCATGAACAAAGCATTGACCAGCTTAATGATGTCACTGCAGTTAGTGGTGTTAATCTGAGG GAAGAAGAGGAACAACTTTTCTCTGGTCCAAAGGAAGAGAGTCGAGTTTCAGAAGCTGCTcggaaagttgttcaactagaAGAAGAAAAGCTCATTCTACGGAAGGGACCCCTGACCCAAAAATTAGCTGTAATCA TGAGTAAATGTAATTTGAAGGTCATTGGCACTGATGTGGAACGCTGTCTGTCCATG TGTGTGGAGGAGAGGTTACGGGGGTTTATAAGCAGTATAATAAGGTTCTCAAAACAG AGGGTTGATGTTGAAAAGTCAAGGCATCGTTTTTATCCGTTATCTTCAGATGTTCGCAGTCATATTATGAGGGTGAACCGAGAAGCAAGAGAACAGTGGGAGAAAAAGCAGGCTGAAGATGCTGAGAGAATTAGGAAGCAAAATGAT GGAGATGGCAATGCAAATGTTGATCTAGAAAAAGACAAAAACGAGACTCGTGGTTTATCAAAGCATGCAAAG ACTTACAAGGAGGACGATGATAAGATGCGAACTACAGCTGCAAATGTTGCTGCACGAGTTGCAGCTGGGGGAGATGACATGCTGTCAAAGTGGCAATTGCTAGCTGAACGAAATAAGCAGAGAAGTGAGGGAGGTGATGGTTCTTCTGGCTCTATACCAGGTAACATGTTGCAACACAGGCCATCACTGAAATCTGGGAAAGACTCGAGGGAAGAACAGGAAGTTGAAAAGAGAGGCTACTCCACAATGCTTGGATCTG GTGGTGTTAGAAGGTCATCGCTAACAAAAGTGGTGCGGAGTGTTTCCATAAAGGATGTGGTAGCAGCACTTGAACGAGAGCCTCAGATGTCAAAATCCTCGTTACTTTTCCGGCTGTACGGAAGGCCATTGACAGAACCATCTGCAAAGTAA
- the LOC8066253 gene encoding leucine-rich repeat protein 1 encodes MAARVLGALLAAALALALALAAPARASNDEGDALYALRQRLSDPNGVLQSWDPTLVNPCTWFHVTCDQASRVVRLDLGNSNVSGSIGPELGRLVNLKYLELYRNNLDGEIPKELGNLKNLISLDLYANKLTGGIPKSLSKLNSLRFMRLNNNKLTGSIPREFAKLSNLKVIDLSNNDLCGTIPVDGPFSTFPLRSFENNSRLNGPELQGLVPYDFGC; translated from the exons ATGGCGGCTCGCGTCCTCGGTGCCCTGCTCGCcgccgccctcgccctcgccctcgccctcgcggCCCCCGCGCGGGCGTCCAACGACGAGGGCGACGCGCTCTACGCGCTGCGGCAGCGGCTGTCCGACCCCAACGGCGTGCTGCAGAGCTGGGATCCCACGCTCGTCAACCCCTGCACCTGGTTCCACGTCACCTGCGACCAGGCCAGCCGCGTCGTCCGCCT GGATTTAGGCAACTCCAACGTCTCTGGCTCCATCGGCCCTGAGCTCGGCCGCCTTGTCAACCTCAAATACCT GGAGCTATACAGGAACAATCTTGACGGTGAGATCCCAAAGGAACTGGGCAACCTCAAGAACCTGATCAGCTTGGATTTGTATGCCAACAAGCTCACTGGAGGAATCCCCAAGTCGCTTTCCAAGCTCAACTCACTCAGATTCAT GCGCTTGAACAACAACAAGCTTACAGGATCAATTCCAAGGGAGTTTGCCAAGCTCTCCAACCTGAAAGTCAT CGATTTGTCGAACAATGATCTCTGCGGAACTATTCCTGTTGATGGACCTTTCTCAACCTTTCCTCTCCGAAG CTTTGAGAACAACAGCAGGCTCAACGGTCCAGAGCTACAAGGATTGGTTCCCTACGACTTTGGATGTTAG
- the LOC8063216 gene encoding guanosine nucleotide diphosphate dissociation inhibitor At5g09550 has translation MDEEYDVIVLGTGLKECIISGLLSVDGLKVLHMDRNDYYGGESSSLNLIKLWKRFKGNDSPPEHLGISKEYNVDMVPKFMMANGALVRVLIHTSVTKYLNFKAVDGSFVYNNGKIHKVPATDVEALKSNLMGLFEKRRARKFFIYVQDYEEDDPKSHEGLDLTKVTTKEVISKYGLEDDTVDFIGHALALHRDDSYLDEPAIDTVKRMKLYAESLARFQGGSPYIYPLYGLGELPQAFARLSAVYGGTYMLNKPECKVEFDESGKAYGVTSEGETAKCKKIVCDPSYLPEKVKKVGRVARAICIMKHPIPDTKDSHSVQIILPKKQLKRKSDMYVFCCSYAHNVAPKGKFIAFVSTEAETDKPEIELKPGIDLLGPVEETFFDIYDRYEPINNPEEDSCFLTNSYDSTTHFETTVKDVLALYNKITGKELDLSVDLNAASAAEQEAA, from the exons ATGGATGAGGAGTACGACGTGATCGTGTTGGGGACGGGGCTCAAGGAGTGCATCATCAGCGGCCTCCTCTCCGTCGATGGCCTCAAG GTTCTTCACATGGATAGGAATGATTACTATGGAGGAGAATCATCATCCCTGAATCTTATTAAG CTCTGgaagagattcaaaggcaatgACAGCCCTCCTGAGCATCTGGGCATCAGCAAAGAATACAATGTTGACATGGTACCCAAG TTTATGATGGCAAATGGTGCGCTGGTTCGTGTTCTGATCCACACAAGTGTGACAAAGTATCTAAACTTCAAGGCCGTTGATGGAAGTTTTGTGTACAACAACGGGAAG ATTCACAAAGTCCCTGCAACCGATGTTGAAGCTTTGAAATCTAACCTGATGGGTCTGTTTGAGAAGCGTCGTGCTCGCAAGTTCTTCATATATGTGCAGGATTACGAGGAGGATGACCCAAAATCTCACGAGGGCCTGGATTTGACCAAGGTCACCACCAAAGAAGTCATCTC CAAATATGGATTGGAGGATGATACAGTTGACTTTATCGGGCATGCATTAGCGCTTCATCGGGATGATAGCTACCTGGATGAGCCTGCAATTGACACTGTCAAGAGAATGAAG CTTTATGCAGAATCACTTGCACGCTTTCAAGGAGGGTCCCCTTACATCTACCCTCTATATGGTTTGGGAGAACTTCCTCAG GCTTTTGCCCGTTTGAGCGCTGTTTATGGTGGCACGTACATGCTGAACAAGCCAGAATGCAAG gttgagtTTGATGAGAGTGGAAAAGCATACGGAGTCACTTCTGAAGGGGAGACTGCAAAGTGCAAGAAGATTGTTTGTGATCCTTCATATTTGCCTGAAAAG GTGAAGAAGGTTGGAAGGGTGGCCCGTGCGATATGTATTATGAAGCATCCAATCCCCGACACCAAGGATTCACACTCCGTGCAGATCATCCTCCCAAAGAAGCAATTAAAGCGCAAATCAGACAT GTACGTGTTTTGCTGCTCTTACGCTCACAATGTTGCACCAAAAGGCAAGTTCATTGCTTTCGTTTCGACTGAAGCTGAGACCGACAAGCCCGAGATTGAGTTGAAGCCTGGGATCGATCTGCTTGGCCCTGTAGAGGAGACGTTCTTTGACATCTATGACAGATATGAACCCATTAACAATCCTGAGGAGGATAGTTGTTTCTTGACAAAT AGCTACGACTCAACCACTCATTTTGAGACAACGGTAAAGGATGTACTCGCCTTGTACAACAAGATCACTGGAAAG GAGCTTGATCTTTCAGTCGATTTGAATGCTGCTAGTGCTGCTGAGCAAGAAGCTGCTTGA
- the LOC8066254 gene encoding uncharacterized protein At2g23090, which translates to MGGGNGQKSKMARERNLEKNKGSKGSQLETNKKAMSIQCKVCMQTFMCTTTEVKCREHAEAKHPKTDVYQCFPHLKK; encoded by the exons ATGGGCGGCGGCAACGGCCAGAAGTCCAAGATGGCCCGCGAGCGCAACTTGGAGAAGAACAAGGGGTCCAAGG GGAGCCAGCTTGAGACCAACAAGAAGGCCATGAGCATCCAG TGCAAAGTATGCATGCAAACATTCATGTGTACCACGACTGAAGTGAAGTGCCGGGAGCATGCCGAGGCTAAGCATCCAAAGACAGATGTGTACCAGTGCTTCCCCCATCTGAAGAAGTGA
- the LOC8063217 gene encoding uncharacterized protein LOC8063217, producing the protein MLLRLKIVGGVHSVVLPVPGGGYDNHGGGACYAAAAPCCWRRSRRSVVARRPRSGSATVVVMALKEEPDGSRSGFAGGGGPSWDPGLEIQVPFEQRPVNEYSALKDSTLYSWAELSPGSFFLRLGGLCLITFTVLAAPIAAASFNPGKDPLKFVLAAGIGTLLLVSLVVLRIYLGWSYVGDRLLSAVVPYEETGWYDGQMWVKPPEVLARDRLLGSYKVKPVINLLKQTLVGTGALLVGAVSLFAFAAPVEDFLHALNQPPSAASSKPSLRKEELLRLPVEVMQDDDLAAAAAEAADGRPVYCRDRYYRALAGGQYCKWDDLLN; encoded by the exons ATGCTGCTCCGGCTGAAGATCGTCGGCGGCGTCCACTCGGTGGTGCTTCCAGTTCCAGGCGGCGGCTATGACAACCATGGCGGCGGCGCCTGCTACGCGGCGGCAGCGCCCTGCTGCTGGCGTCGCAGCCGGCGTAGCGTCGTCGCGAGGCGGCCGAGGAGTGGGAGCGCCACGGTGGTGGTGATGGCGCTCAAGGAGGAGCCCGACGGCAGCCGCAGCGgcttcgccggcggcggcgggccgaGCTGGGACCCCGGGCTGGAGATCCAAGTCCCCTTCGAGCAAAGACCG GTGAACGAGTACTCTGCTCTCAAGGATAGCACCCTCTACTCGTGGGCGGAGCTGAGCCCAGGCTCCTTCTTCCTCCGGCTCGGCGGCCTCTGCCTGATCACCTTCACTGTCCTCGCAGCTCCAATTGCAGCCGCAAGCTTCAATCCAGGAAAG GATCCACTCAAGTTTGTGCTAGCAGCTGGGATTGGGACGCTGCTTCTGGTGTCATTGGTGGTTCTCAGGATCTATCTG GGATGGAGCTATGTTGGTGATAGGCTGTTGTCAGCAGTGGTACCGTACGAAGAAACCGGATGGTACGACGGCCAAATGTGGGTAAAGCCACCAGAG GTGTTGGCTCGTGACAGGCTCTTGGGATCTTACAAG GTAAAGCCGGTGATCAACCTGCTGAAGCAGACGCTGGTGGGCACCGGCGCGCTGCTCGTCGGCGCCGTGTCGCTCTTCGCCTTCGCCGCGCCCGTCGAGGACTTCCTCCACGCCCTGAACCAGCCTCCCTCCGCCGCGTCGTCCAAGCCAAGCTTGAG GAAGGAGGAGCTGCTGCGGCTACCTGTGGAGGTGATGCAGGACGACGAcctcgccgcggccgccgcggagGCCGCCGACGGACGGCCGGTCTACTGCAGGGACCGCTACTACCGGGCGCTCGCCGGCGGCCAGTACTGCAAGTGGGACGACCTGCTCAACTGA